TTGTGGGTATCCATCACCTCCCTAATGATACGACCACTAGCATATTGAGGTTGGGAATAAGAGTCTAGAAAACTTCAAGCGAATTCATTCCATATTAACAAAACGGCATCCTTGAAATCTTCCAAATGACTAGGAATATCGGTATTATTTTTAGTGACCTCGAAAGTGTTGCCAATATTACAATCGTATTGCTACTTCTTCACTTCCAGGActacctatttattttatgtttttctGTCTCTCATTGTTTGGAAGGTATCCAGCATATTCGTATAAAAAACAATAAGATTACACTACTCTTGCCAGAACATTGACCTCTTTCCCTAAATtgtaaatgttttcattttgtcgTTTTTAGTACCTTTTCTTATGACAGCAAGCCAACTGCTCTGCCACTCAAAGATTTGAAGTCTGGATAGGAGAGAGCTACGCTAAGAATTTTTGTTGATCACAATTTGTTATTCGTCTTCCCATGAAAACTTCCTTCTCCAATATATTCTCAATTGTGCGTAGAAGATTTTCATTATAACCATTATAAGCATAAAACACTTCATATCTATACTACCACTCATTTTATGGCAATAACAAAACATACAAAATATTCCTAGATTATGTATCTACATTTGATGTCCCTTTGAAGACTATGAAACTtctatttgaaacattttctaaTCCAGTACGAAATTAGTTTTGAATTTTTAGGTGGAGAAGAATGGTTAGAATTGGAGAAAGTTTTATTGCTATCCTCTAATGCTTCCAGAACAGTAACTTGATTTTCAAGCAATTATTTCAATGAATCTTCTGGAATGGGTCATCCTGTACATCTTTTTACCTAATAACTGTTTTTTTATCTCACTCTGAGGTCTTAAGGAATCATTTCAACAttgcagttgactttgaatgaATGTGCTGCACTAAGGAGAACTCTATGTAATAGAATTCCCATTGCCATGTTGCAATCCCTTATAAAGACCCTGCATAATAGAAGAGACATATGAACTCATCCTACGCATTTCcctcctttcattattatgtaaTTATTGTGGATAAAATTAAGACATCAGCACGTATTTATGAATGTTTGCTTTTCGTCAAACTTGTCGATGGTTTGCGATATAGAAGAAGAGGAAATTAATCAACTTGCGCCCATAGAAATAACACCACCGGATATCCGTTAGTATTCAGTATATtggaaaattcatcattcatATGGAAATAATCTGAATGGAATTTACTTATTCAATCTTTTCCTAAcacatttaaatttcaaatatgacTGCCCGATTTCgaacaaacaaaaaaacttacGACAGCTTATATTTCACTGGAGGAGGGTAGAAATGATTTATATTCAGAATATAAACAAACAAACGCTTTTCAGGAAAGGATTTCCGTTTGTACAGTACATGGATAGGTGACCGTCGCTATGTTCCTGACCTATGTCAGTGCTTTTGGTTTATTTCACGAAATCAATGATTATTTTTCCAACAGGCAGTGGTATTctgaaaatatccaaatccatACCTATCAAACGAAGATTTTTCGCATTTGCAAATTAGTTTAATTTCAATCGTGGGATCAAAATCCGAGAAACATTAGGATAAATAAACATCTCTGCTATTATTGATTGTAAGAGATATTGGGTCAAATATGTTTTTGCCAGATCATTGTCTGTTTGATGGAGAGTTCAATATACTTCTCAGTTGCTGCGTAAATCACTGAAAAGCTATATAACATAAATGAACCAGTTTGATGCctttgttttcagttttttgcGTAATCGGTTCATTTCATCAGAAATTCTGATCCTTCGAGTACCTATCGTCGTCTGAAAATAGACAATTCATCGGAAGTGCCACGAAAAGATAAGCGACAGATAATCAAAATTTGCTAGATActtggaaatattttcaaacaacTCTGTAATCTGATTAGTTGatcatttcaaatgaaatgatTAGACATCCTACCACGTGCTCAATTGAATTGTCGACAAATTCATCCAGAAAGATTTGAACGTTCGTTATTGAATGTCGTCTATTTCAGCATTGAAGCAACATACAATACACGTACTAATTTCTTTGTGGAGATCCACTCTAAATAtacgatttaaagaatgctcgCGGTGTAATAGTAAAGAGTTGGAACTTAACAAAGCAAATGAAGAGAagtatttaaatttttcaagagTGATATGAGGTGGATGTTAAAAACAGATTGTTGATTGCAATATTTCGTTAAAAATTCTCTTTGCTAAACATGAATCTTTTCAGAGAGAGAACAGCGTTCCTTGAGAACTTCAGTTTATTCGATTTGAAAGATATTAGAATGGATTCGAGTTAAATCCTCGAGAAACGAATCATTGTTTCCATTTAATCCAGAAGCAGGAGAGTACCTTCCCAACTTCGAACTTGTAATGGAGCTGATTATCCTGCAGTTGTGTATTTTTGTCGTCCTCCTGCTTGTATTCAAACATTCACTCTTCTTGCCAAAGTATAGTCAAGTTTTTTCACCAACTTTTCTCCGGATAGAAATTACAATTTGTACATCATATTTCTCAACAAAAACTGTTacataaaaaatgatataatCATAATAGGAGGTCCTCATACATGATTCTATGAAAATTCTAGTATTATAATTAATTTTGAGCTCAATTTCGAAACACACAAAggattaaaataaaatatttctaaaTTTCTGGTTATTATATTcctatttatatatatatatcccaAGAAAATATAATGCTGAAACACGTAACTCGATGACGAAATACAATTTTCCAATTTCTCATCGTTTTATCGAGAAAACAAACATTGCAATCTCCTATGGCTGAAAAATACTGGTTGAAAATAATCTATATGACATAAAATGCAACAGTAAAAACACCGTAATAATAAGAGCTCCTCTCGAATTCTTTTCGTGAAAAATGATGAGTGTAAGGATCAtcttttaattttattccaagTTCAAGCCTTGAGAGATCAGTTTGTTAGGAAGGAATGGCTGAAATTCCAGGTGAGTTGAAGTAGATACAATAATAACATTTTGAAGAATATCAAATGCATATTTTCAGCTACAATATGGTAAAAACTATAGATCCCCTATCGAGATACATaggagatattcaattttcgaagaaaacctaCGAAAAATAGTAAAGCACAATGCTCTTTATGATGAGGGCAAATCAAGTCACATGGAAGGCATCAACCAATTCACAGATTGGACGAGTGAGGAATTTCTACTTTACCTCAGTAGGGGATGGAGAAATGAGCCAAAAATCTGGGGGGAAATATACCAGAAAACTAATGGATCAGAGGCACCACTTTATATCGATTGGAGAAACAAATCCGCAGTGACTGGAGTGAAGGATCAAGGAATGTGTGGATCTAGCTGGTCTTTCAGTGCTGTAAGTATATCTGATCGAAAATAAAGTCAATAGAGTCGTTTTTGAGGATGTGTTTCTTGGTCTTCACTTCAGACTTTCAAGACCCACACTGTACAGATAATTCATCCTTTGCCCTATAAAGGCTCATACACTTTTGGATATTTGATTAGAAACATACACCCATTTTATATTATAGACTGGAGCAATAGAAGGCCAACTAGGACTGAAAGGAAACCTTTTCTCCCTCAGTGAGCAGAACCTGATTGACTGTTCACCTGACAGTGGATGCAGGGGAGGTTCCCCTAACATAGCCTTCGATTATGTCAGGATGAATGGTATTGAAAGCGAGGTTTCTTATCCTTACATTGGAGCTGATGGATCTTGTGCTGCTGAATCTTCTAGCGTGGTTACAAAGATCTCCAAAATCGTTAAAATATCTCCGAATGACGAGGATGCTCTACAGGATGCAATCGCTTCTGTTGGTCCTATATCTGTCGCCATAGATGCTACGGAAAATTTACAAAGATACAAGGCAGGCATCTTGGACGATAACAGCTGTAGAAACGATACTCAAAACCATGCAGTGCTGGTTGTAGGTTATGGAAGAGAGAATAATACAGATTATTACATTATTAAAAATTCTTGGGGGGATGATTGGGGAGAACAGGGATACTTTAGGCTGACAAGAAATAGGAACAACATGTGCGGTATATCTTCTACTGCCTCATTCCCAGTTTtgtaataaaaacattttttctgtaTAGAATTTATTACTTTTTCAAGATTAACAATGTGATATAATAGACAATCTATATATATTCACTGATACatagaaaaatgatattttgaagttCCCCTACCCATGGAATAAATATTTTGCGACATAAGAAATATGTAAGTTTTGCTGCATAAGGATTGTATCTACATTTACCGAGTATTGAGGCAACTGCTTCTTCAGCCACAACAGGTAGGTACCATTCGGCACATTTTAACGACTAGTTATCAATAATCGAACAAAATATTCAAGGCATAAACACTTTTGCTAAAACTGGTTATCTGAAATGAGATTTCTTATCAACACTTCAGATTCATTCGTTTAGCCCTTCAATTCGAGGTTAAATTcaagattaatttttttatcataGGCTCTCGAAGTTAGGCTTATTTTCTTTTGGTAAGGttaaaattattgatcatgaattAACCACATCACCCTCAACCATTACAAAATGAAGAAACTTCAAATTGAATAACAATATCTGATTGCCAAGTGTTGTTGATGTAAaggaattcaataaatcattgTATCTAATAGGCTTGTTCTTattattccaaaagaaaaaatatacccTTGATGATATATGATATACTTTTCTTTCGAAAGGATTTAAAAATGAGTACAGATACAATTCcaaatacaaaatatttttcgaacgttgtaataaaatattacaTTATGATTCACAAGGAATTGGCAAAAAAGACGTGTAAAAATAATATAGGTACCATTAAGCAATTCCATGGCTTGTCATTGAATTCGAAATGAATTAACAATAATCCTACAAAGTTAGTAAAAAGTAACTCACAAAATTTCACCTACTGTAGAAAAATACTCGATCTGGTCAATTTTTATCTCAAATCACCGAAAGATTCATCGAGGAGCTTGTCATGCAATCTCTTCAAGGGATGGAGGGTGGTtgagttttttaaatggcaacctcaactttttgtaccagaaatggatagaCAAATTTTTGTTGAGGACAGTTCGGCCATTGTTCGAGgttgaaaactgtcaaaaaCTGTTTCTTGTTGCTTCATTACATACGAGAAATATATCAATCATGTGTATGAAAACGATTCTCAGAGgaattgaggaattgatttccaCACCCTCTCAGTGAATTTCATCAATTCGCAGCTTAAAATAGAACTATATTCCACCGAAAAATTCAACAATGCTATCAGTTTCGATTTGAGAGAAAAATGTGGTAATCTAAAGCTTACACGATTGGTATATAAACTAGAATCGAAAGATTCGGtttccaatttgaaaacgaGACGTATTCaactatttttgaaatcttcgtTTACAAAAATTGATGAGATGAAAGTCTTGGCTCTGATAATTTTAGTTGTGATTGGTTTTGTGTCTGCCAACAGTGATGAGGAACTCTTAGATAGATGGGAGATGTACAAGGTAAGTGAATATGGCTGCAGACAgataatttcttattttttccgACGTTCTTCTAATCCATCaacattttccaattttcaGCAAGAATTTGGTAAATCCTACAGATCACCGGTGGAAGCACGTAGACGTTTGGCAATATTCAAGGagaatttggaaaaaattgagcAACACAACGCATTGTTTGCACAAGGGAAGACAACCCATACCGAGGGTATAAATCAGTTCACAGACTGGTCAGAAGAGGAGTTCCTACAATATGTTAACAAGGGTTTGATAGACAGACCAATAATGGCTGGGGCTATTTACAACGTGACTGAGAATGTTGAAAATCTTGCATCAATTGACTGGAGAACTGCTGGAGTTGTGACTCCCGTGAAAAACCAACTGCAATGTGGATCTTGCTGGTCCTTTAGTGCTGTGAGTTTATTCGTCAATTCATTCTGAAAAACTGTTTTATTATGGAGGACTCTTTTCTTCAACAAACCTTAAGAATTGGGGATGAAATCAAAATTACAAACATTCTTGAACTTCTTTCCACTCGACAGAACTTATAATTAGGAATACAAGGTATTTAAGACATACTCTGGTCATAGACTGAGTTGTTTTTCGCAGACGAGTGTTTCAGTAGTTTtcagaattttgttggcatccTCAAGTTTGCCACATAGTCACctaatgtttcaaatttatCGTCTTCAATTTGCCGAAGGAGTGACTTGGCTTATTCACCATAAGTTTTGCTGCATTACTTCTTCAAATAGGAAATCTTCTACTGATAAGGTTGATAAATGTCTCATATTTTGGAGAAAACACCTAAGAAGACCTAGTGtgaaggattttttttttagaatgcTCATTTCAATGATTCTTTTCCCATTATATAATAGTAGGGAAGTAGGACTTCATTTTAAAAGGGAGCTACAGTGCAACTTTAATGTCTATCACTCACCCGTGCCCATCTACAGCTGGTCCTCTAACTCCAGAGCTCTAATGAACCCATGTATCTGGGAGGTCTTCAAGGCTCAGTCCCCACTCCTCCCACAATTCCTGGATGCTTTCTGAAGCTACAATCCCCTCAAGAAACCCAGTGAGAAGGTGTTAATGATTTTAATTGAGGTTCAGATACTTTCTGGATCTTCCAATTCCAATGTTGTCGTACGTTTTCTGCATTTTGATTGTGGAGGTTACAAAAAGTTTGTCAAGAAGGCCGTTTCATCGCGATTAACTTAGGAATCAAGGTCATAAGGTCACTAGTTGCTAAGAAGCTTTGGCCAGTAGTATGCAACATGAGTATTAGCTATTTCCATTTGAAtacaaaatcatgaaaaattcctttaatatttattatttcaatgcTTCCAAACCTCAACTTTGACATTATTATATCATTACCTCAATATTTCAGACTGGTTCTATCGAAGGACAACTTGGTCGAAGAGGTCGCCTGGTGTCACTCAGCGAACAAAACCTAATTGACTGTTCAGGAAACTATGGTAACAAGGGCTGTGGTGGTGGTCTCATGAACGCAGCATTCAACTATGTCAGGGATCATGGAATTGAGAGTGAACAGGACTACCCCTACTCGGCATCTAACGGATACTGTCGTGCAAACCCATCAAGAGTTATCACTAGAATCTCCACCTATTATTCGATTCTCGCTGGCAACGAAAATATGCTAAGAACAGCTATTGCTAGTGTGGGGCCCATATCTGTAGCTATTGACGCTACAGCGAACCTACAGAGATACAGCAGGGGAATTTTCAGGGACCTTTCTTGCAGCAGTCAAGCCTTGAACCACGGAGTCCTAGCTGTTGGATACGGCACTGAAAATGGAATCAACTATTACATTATCAAAAATTCTTGGGGTGCTGCATGGGGTGAAGCTGGTTACTTTAGactggaaatgaaaaataaccAATGTGGAATTGCCACCATGGCTTCCTACCCAGCACTGTAAACCTTCTCGTGATGTTGATAACAATTGTCATATGAGTAATAAACATTTAATAAGTTGAGTATTTTATATATATGACGTTTCAAGGTTACCCGAAAAGATGTGTTTAATCAAAAAATCGTCAAGGCTGAAAGGTCTCACTGAGCTCGATgttatttcgagatttattactagaagagttgctctttctgaATAAGTACCACATTTGGATATAGGGTGATTTTTTTGGGAGATGCGCGAGTGGAAAGTTGATCTTCGAGAAATTCCCATTAAGATGTGCTGAGtcaaaaaatcgtcaagaccaaacagtTGTACCGAGCTCGATGAATTTGTTGATCGAGGAAAAACTGGATAAAGTAATTTCACAGCCTCTTCGATGATCTAATTATTTACTCAGTCATCAAAATCAACGGGTACTCTGCCTGacagaaaataagaaaaaactgtGAATAATATAGTTCTTTTCGAACTGATCCGAAGACTTAATGATGATTTAAAAAGACATAGATAGTCATTCTATACATAACAATTTCACTGACCAGGAGGGTCCTTCATCCAGGTCCGGTCTTGCAAGTGATGATTTTTTTGTTCTTCAGGTGTTGGAAGATTGCCACTGGACCTTTGTATTGGGAAATCATTTCTATTCAAAATTGTTAATAATAAAACAGAACGCAGAAAGAACTTTGTGTTCGGAAATATTTGCCATGCTACGTTGTTATTCAAATGGAGCAAAAAATGGATTTTGGATGGACGACTCTTCAAACTGACAAAAAAATAATCGATATTCGAAATCATACTCCAAAGTTCCTTATCAGCTCAAGTATAGGTGATCAATATGAATCAGTTTGAAGAGCCAATTTTGGGTCCAATCAAAAATCTCTTATTTTGggtaaataatgaaaatttttatcgaaaaagaGTACTATGCAAACATATTCATCTAATCTACATCATGAAATCAGGGTATATAAGCaacagaaaattttgtttttctcatATTCCAAAGTGAACCAGGATAGCAAAAATGAAAGTCTTCGCACTTATATGCATAGTGGTGATCGGTTGCGTGGCTGCCATCAGCGACGAAGAAGTGCTAGACAAATGGCAAAACTACCAggtaaacaaaaaaattttttaatatccATATTCatgtttcctttttttttgagtattttgtATTCTTATTTTGCCTGTTGCTATCTGTTCTTTcatttaattcttattatttcatttcatttactGTATAGAGTGATTTTTTACAAAATATATCCGGATTAAGGTtagttaaaaataataaaattagaaacTACACAGAAAAAACACCCCAGCTTTTGTAAACGTAGGTCCTTATTTCCGATAATATTCTAGGTCAAATATGGAAAATCCTACAGATCCCCAGTAGAATCCCGTAAACGTTTGGCCATATTCAAGGAGAACTTGGAAAAGATCGAAAAACATAATGCTCTCTACGACCAAGGAAAAACAATGCACACCGAAGGAATTAACCAATTCACTGACTGGACCAAAGAGGAGTTCTTACAATATGTAAACAAAGGTTTGATCAACAAACCTGTAATCGTAGGCGAGGTCTTCAATAAGAGTGAAAACTTCGCTAACGTCGGTTCAATTGACTGGAGATCAGCTGGTGTTGTTACGGAAGTCAAGAACCAAGGGGGTTGTGGATCATGCTGGTCTTTCAGTGCTGTAAgttaattttgaacattttacGAGAATATGTATCCACTTATCTCACTTTTTTCTGTTGTAGACTGGAGCTATCGAAGGACAGTTAGGAAGGAATGGTTACTTGATATCTCTCAGTGAGCAAAATTTGATTGACTGCTCTTCAGGTTACGGTAACCTTGGTTGTAACGGAGGAATGATGACAGCAGCTTTCGGCTATGTAAGAGACAATGGAATTGTTAGCGAACAGGACTATCCCTACGAAGAATCAGTAGGACTCTGCAGACCAGATCCTTCAAGGATTATCACCAGAATTTCTACCTATTACACAATTCCCTACGGAGATGAACAATCTCTACAGCAAGCCCTTGCCACAGTTGGTCCAATATCTGTTGCTATTGATGCTACAGAGACTCTACAGAGCTACGGCGGTGGAATTTTGAGGGATAACACTTGCAGTAGCCAAGCTCTTAACCACGGTGTTCTCCTGGTTGGTTCCGGAGTCGAGAATGGAATAGAATACTACATCGTCAAGAATTCATGGGGTCCCAACTGGGGAGAGGGAGGTTACTTCAGATTGCAGAAGATCAATAACCAATGTGGAATTGCTTCCATGGCATCTTATCCAGTTTTGTAATAATTTTATGAATTTCAGTTTGGCCTAAATAAATATTTGACAATTATCTAATGGTTTCATGGGATTCTACCTCATTTCCTCATACTTATATTCATCAATGTTATATTATTTGTTAGGCAACATTGTTTCAAGACTGCTTATGGCAATAACTTGAGCAGAAGCATTCCTTACGAATAATTTTTTACTAATCTACACGAACATTGTTGtagaaattaaattttgaacTGTGTATTTTGTATTGCGTGATCGTTGTCACAAGAAACATCCAAAAATGTTCTTTATCTATCATCGAGCGAGAAATTTTCACTGAGAATGGTAGTAAAGGTCGAAATCTAGTATCAGTCAGATCTTCAcgaatttcaaaaacaagaTATGAAAAGGCTATACTTGAATCAAATCATTCAAGAGCATGCAGACTATCGTACCAAACATAATTCTATATTCAGGATCATCTGGTAGTAGCTTGCAGCTTTATTTGAACTATGTCTTTGTAAAAAACATGGAAATATACATGTGCTTTTTCTATTGTTAACTTTAGCCAAATATAGGATAGGGTGGATAGGGTAATATTCGACCACTGACCGAGCATTGGTTGAATTAGGGTTAGGTaccatgaaaatagctattattTTTCCTACTTATTTGTAATAAACGAATACATATTACAGCTAATGTACCATATATGTATTATTTGTTTTTTCACGAAAGGAATTCATACTCTGCGACAGCATGAATATCATGACATGATGCCGTGACGAAACAACTGacaatcaataaaaattattattaaatgtCATGTTTTGTCAGATGGGTATTTCTCACGAGTTTTATCGTTACTTTGTACAATTGGAAATACACATTAGCAATAGATTAGAACTTTGCACACATTTTTCCGAATCTGTTTAGGCAATATCGAGAAGTGCTTGAAGACAAGCTATTTTTGATATTGAATCGTAGGACAATCAATGAATTATGAAACTCCCTGATTGACTGATTGGTACTTTGATATCCTCATCAGACAAATCATAATCCACTTGAAAAAATATCCATTTCCTTTGTTCGAATCATTCTTCGATGAatggtatttttagttctacctcacaaacggttttatcgaatgaaatgaatttaggaatatagtttttcatttatttaatgaatctttttcaaacacaagatatcacccaggtCTACGtagtataaaaataccaaaaattcaaagaatccaactattgaagatattgaaaaattaacaaTATCTATGATATTCGGAACACTGGATAATTTGGCTgaaatgcaactctgttcaaaagatctacagatgcgtagtgtcacagattcagctattAGTTACCCTAAGGGTAATTTTGttcctccaggggtggcatagttctttatgaaaacttaaaacggctaaatcttcttatcagggccgaataggaaaaaatggtttaggaaaaaagtgtttcttttgacctcaagaatctgctgttaaaatatttgtacgagccaaagactcacccggTATAAATGAAAGGGTAATTTAATGTTTCGTTGAATCTACTAATCTATGGATCATAATTTTATAAGGTACTTTTAAGAGGGAAAAAGCTATTCAATAATGGCTTCTTCCAACGTGCAAAaagccttttttttttcattcagttagatcacaagaatccaaacaatctgaggccaATAAACGAATAGTACTTTTAACagtaaaaataaaatgaattaaaCCCTTGTCTCAACATGCCCAAACATGAATACGAATCAGTATATAGAATTTATAATTGCTAtgaaatatcttatttcaagagaatgaattGTCGTTGGCAGTGGAAATAATAGGTATATCAATACATAGATAGAATTAATTCTTCGAACAAGAATCAACTCATCGAAATACCAGGTGAATTGGGTCGAAAAATTGTTTACTTGATTTCCAGGAAGGCAATAATAAGACAACAGATATAAAAAACTCCTGGTTTATCAACAAAGTAGCATTAACTTTGATAGATTAACAATAGAATCAGAAATCCTCTAGTTCTGTATCAGATAGAGCGTTTTtcccatagattaataaaacaggagatagagcatctcgacaaaaatgcgttcacaaaatactgccataaatatgaatttggatatcttgggtgggggaactggacaggggcggattcagaactagtcacactgtgaatatttcaggtagtcggcaataattttatatcgaatggaaatatgtttcaatgcaaagatttcgagtatttttcttatgacaactaatcaaagggatgtagaactaatatgtaataccaaaacaacttatgtaaaaaagaatttattttaaaTACAATTGTACCATACACAAATAGTCAATATGaccctaacctacatacagattatttaaaattttattcactaagcaTAAACTGGaaaccaaaaattactttcataaaaaaaattcactttagaatggttaattctcaaatcaatagaagtggaagcagctgaagtttatggaatttgtataatgagaatctaaaagagtttgttcattgaagaaatcctcaagtcttccgtacagattttgcggaatgaaacagtaatgtaatactgtaaacatgaaccaatgattgtgaaataggaaattattttttattgtatacagtaactcataaaagaatccctcaattctagatgaagcatcaatattttttttacgggtagttttaaattgaattaagttatattgcatataaactaaagagcagtgtttttcagcaactcaaatacctagttcaacaacctgattcccccttcaaatttttataccacctcgaaagtgctttttggtgttgaagtgcataataatcaagagttattttacgaaactgtaagctctaactcaataataatgtaacttttaagcaaagctttccaagctttcatcttgaatttttctttccaatgagttaggaactgcttgtagggcagcaacttttttcttgaagtactgacgactcactcttaatcttaaatcggtttttttgacgtcaattagctgttttttaatttctgttctccgcttgtctcctgcaacaatttttcaactgaagttttacttcgaaatatgaggtatcctgataacagacattttcattcaataaatcataaaaatgatgggaatatccgagctctaattgaatggtcattattataatcataattacagtagtagcataatttttacattgaaatacattttagaaataaaggaaacttttttgattttcacaaaaagttccaaacatgacctcagctcatttttatggatttt
This genomic stretch from Coccinella septempunctata chromosome 7, icCocSept1.1, whole genome shotgun sequence harbors:
- the LOC123316315 gene encoding procathepsin L-like, producing MEGINQFTDWTSEEFLLYLSRGWRNEPKIWGEIYQKTNGSEAPLYIDWRNKSAVTGVKDQGMCGSSWSFSATGAIEGQLGLKGNLFSLSEQNLIDCSPDSGCRGGSPNIAFDYVRMNGIESEVSYPYIGADGSCAAESSSVVTKISKIVKISPNDEDALQDAIASVGPISVAIDATENLQRYKAGILDDNSCRNDTQNHAVLVVGYGRENNTDYYIIKNSWGDDWGEQGYFRLTRNRNNMCGISSTASFPVL
- the LOC123316744 gene encoding uncharacterized protein LOC123316744; translated protein: MKVLALIILVVIGFVSANSDEELLDRWEMYKQEFGKSYRSPVEARRRLAIFKENLEKIEQHNALFAQGKTTHTEGINQFTDWSEEEFLQYVNKGLIDRPIMAGAIYNVTENVENLASIDWRTAGVVTPVKNQLQCGSCWSFSATGSIEGQLGRRGRLVSLSEQNLIDCSGNYGNKGCGGGLMNAAFNYVRDHGIESEQDYPYSASNGYCRANPSRVITRISTYYSILAGNENMLRTAIASVGPISVAIDATANLQRYSRGIFRDLSCSSQALNHGVLAVGYGTENGINYYIIKNSWGAAWGEAGYFRLEMKNNQCGIATMASYPALVTRKDVFNQKIVKAERIAKMKVFALICIVVIGCVAAISDEEVLDKWQNYQVKYGKSYRSPVESRKRLAIFKENLEKIEKHNALYDQGKTMHTEGINQFTDWTKEEFLQYVNKGLINKPVIVGEVFNKSENFANVGSIDWRSAGVVTEVKNQGGCGSCWSFSATGAIEGQLGRNGYLISLSEQNLIDCSSGYGNLGCNGGMMTAAFGYVRDNGIVSEQDYPYEESVGLCRPDPSRIITRISTYYTIPYGDEQSLQQALATVGPISVAIDATETLQSYGGGILRDNTCSSQALNHGVLLVGSGVENGIEYYIVKNSWGPNWGEGGYFRLQKINNQCGIASMASYPVL